Part of the Maridesulfovibrio sp. genome, CCACCGACCTGCGTAAAGTTGAGGTCATCAATAATGATATTAATCACAGCTTTAGCAAGCTTGAAGATATTTTGGCCGTACTGCAGGGGGGAGGAACTTTTAAGAACACTTTTCCGGCTAACTTTTACGATAGGGATGAAGTTGACGAATTGATTTCCTTTCACAGGGGAAAGGAAGCCGGATATGTTCTGGAAGTTATTGACCTGAATCCCAAGATTTATGAGCTGGAAGTAGCTACCGAAGGTATTTATTCTGTTTTGCGCAAATTGCTTAGCACGGATGATAGTCCTTCATTGAAAAAAGTCCACGATGCTTTGAATTTTCGGGTTATGCAGATTGAAGCCCTTATTCTCAGGGCGAGAGAATCATCCAGTAAGATTTTTCATGAGACTCAGATAGAAATAAAGAGGCTGAGTTCGCTTAAGGAACAAGCCATCACCGGAATGAATAATTTAAGGTTGGGAGTTCTTGCCGTCTCCATCCCGGCCTGTTTGTTCATTTTTTTTCGTATTATTTTCAACATTCGCACTATTCTGGAGGATCGGGAATCCAAGGCCAGAAACCTTGAAGAGGCCAAGTCCGCCATTGAAACCATTCTTGATTCAATCCCGGTCGGGATGGTTATCGTCAATGAGAAGCGAGAGGTTATCAAGGTCAATTCTGAGGCCTTACGGCTTTTTGAAGCTGACTCAGCGGAAAAGGTCCTCGGTAATCGCTGCGATAAGGTATTTTGTTTTTCTTCTCAACATGACTGTCCGTTTTTACATAATATCGGGGGGGCTTATGAGAATGAGGTGAAGATTAAGACCGCCAGAGGTAAAGATGTTACGGTGTTAAAGAATGCCGCTTATATTACCTTGTCAGGCGAGCGTCTTGTTCTTGAAGCATTCATGGACATAAGTCAGCGTATTGAGATGGAAAGACGTCTTAAGAGTCAGCAGGATTACACTAATGCTGTTTTGCAGGGAGTGCAGGCCGGAGTTGTTGTCATTGCTGCCGATACTCATACAATTGTGGATATGAATGAAACCGCAGCCCGGCTTATAGGTGTGAATCGTGAAGAAGCTTTGGGAACTGTCTGCCACAAATATATTTGTCCTGCTGAAGTAGGGAAGTGTCCGGTTATTGATCTTGGGCAGGAAGTTGACCATGCCGTGCGCAGGCTGTCTAACGGTAAGTCGATTTTAAAAAGTGTTGTGCCGTTCAAGCGGGGAGAGGACACTTACCTGCTGGAGAATTTTGTGGATATCACTGACAGAGTGTCTGTTGAAGAGCAACTCAAGGAAGCTATGGAATCTGCCGCTGCTGCAAGTAAGGCAAAATCAGAGTTTCTATCCCGTATGAGTCACGAGTTGAGTACCCCTCTTAATACCATTGTTGAATTTTCAGATGTTTTATTGAGTGACGATGCTCTGCCGGAAAAATTGCGATCTAATGTAGATCATATTGCTACTGCCGGTCATCATTTAAAAGAGAAGGTTTCTGAGGTTTTTGAATTTTCGATGGTTGAACACGAAAACTCTGCCATTAATACTGAAGTGGATGAACAGTCTGAACAGGTGGAAGCCGATGAACCTGTTCCTACTCTCTTGTGCATTGATGATGACCCCGAAAATATTAATGAAATGCGGAAAATATCTTCCAAATGGAACAGCTTCACTCTGGTCATCCGTGAAACCGTTGAAAAAGGTTTACGGGCAGTTTCTTTGTTGAGGCCCGACATCGTTCTAATCAGTGAAAATCTGGCCGGAGATATCTTCGAGCAGGTAGTTGATGAGGTTCGCGCTCATGGTGTGGACAATTGGAGGCCGTTTGTTGTGCTGCTGGGCGATGGCACGGTTAAAGGTTCTGACAGCAAGATGAGTTTGCCAGTAAGCATTGATGGAGTGAAGCAAATTGTGACTGAATGTAAGGTTAAGTAAAGGGGGATGCTCTCATCGGTATTTTGGTTGTACGTATTTCTCCTTTTGAATAATTAGCTTTATGTTCCAATATAATGAATGCAGCCTAGAATGTCGTGTGTGGGCATTTTTTTATCGAGAAATACTTGATAGCCTTGATCTACTGTTGCCGGGGGGAACATGAAATGTGTTTGAGTCAGGGGCGTTTGTCCAAGCCATTTAAGGGCTTTGGTTGTTTTTATTCTTAAAGTTAGAACTATGTAATTTTGGTAGTTGATTGTTGTGTCGTCAATTATACTAGCTCTTGCTAGAAGTCCGTGTTGAGAATGAGGTCTTAAGTACATTGATGGAGCTGCTGTACGAAGGTCTATCACATTCATTCCTGTGGATGTTTTTATATGTCCGGCTCCAATTTTTCTAGCCTCGTTTCCAAATTGCATAAGATAGATAAAGCAATACTCATTATCATTTTCTTCAAAGTGTAGGTATTGACCATATTTTCCAGCAGTGGTTGCTTTGTGACAAGCAAACCATAATGAACTCCATATATTATCGACAATATCAATCCATCTGGTTTTGAATCCATAGTGTTGTAGTATCGGTTCATAAGCATTCTCAGGTGTGTTTGTTATGAATATGGAATTTTCTTTTGCCTGCAATTTTATGTAATCTTGAAGTTGCCTTACTCTAGCATCACCTGTTCCAGAACGTTCAATGCCCCTAAAAAGGCTTGGGCGCATTTCGCCATAATGTTTAGATTGACCTCTGAAATATACCGGTCCGAATTCAGAAAGGCTGTATTTGGCATAACCAGCCAGCTGGGAGAGTGCATGAGGAGTTTCAATGTCAAAAAAGAATTTTTCAGCGTTCCATTTGCTTTGCATGTCTAAAGCCTGGAAGTCATCTAAAGCTAATCTTGGATGTTTCATGCTGTTTCCCATTTTGAGACAAGTGCTATGTTTTTAAAGTAATTTGGCGGATTTCCTTCAAGAGAAAATCCGCCAATATTATTCTTGTGGTACCCGAAGTGGGATTTGAACCCACACAAGCGTAAGCTCGAGGGATTTTAAGTCCCTTGCGTCTACCAATTCCGCCATCCGGGCACGGAAAGTAATGCTTGATATACTTTGTCTTTTAAGTAGTCAAGCTTAGAGAGAACATATTACAGAAGATTTTTTATGTCGAGATAGTTCCGGTAAAGTCTTTTGCTGATGCGTGAGAACTTATCGAGGTCGGAAACAATTTCGAGTCCGGGGATGATTGCCCTTGTTACCGGGATCTCGAGATCCTTGCGGGTAAGGTCTACGTAGTAGGGGGCAAATCCGTTGGCTGCCAGAGTGTTTTCAATAACCATTACATCACCTTCCGCACTTCCGGTGGTCAGGTCGGGCAGGTCTTCCAGCTTGCGTACCGGAAGCCCTTCCGGAATTTCAGAAGTGGGCGGTCCGGGGAACGGATATGGAATCTCGGTGAGTGCCGAGAGCAGGGCGCGTTTGCCGGAAAGCGAACAGCCGCCGCCCTTGTTAATGTCTCCGTGCTTGCCCACGGCAAAGGCGGTGTAGCAGGGGATGCCCAGTTCGGATGTCATATCCTGAAACCATACGTTTATGCCGCTTTCTTGCATGGCATTAAGGTGTTTCTGGACTTCAGGGGCTTCGGATTCAATGGTGAAGCATCTCTCTTTATTAAAGGGAATGGTGGTGTTGCTGTCGCGTTCCAGAACTTCCAGCAGTCCGCTTAGGCGTGCTTCAGCCATGGTGTTTCCTGAGGCAAGTCCGGTGGAGCTGAGCCCGCTGAACAGGTTCTGCTCATCAAGGTTACAGAACAGGAATACATGCTGTACCGGAACTTTTGCCTGTACATGTTTTTCCCCGTCAAATTTTTCTGCAGGCATCCACCAGATTTCCTGACCTTCGTAAGGAGCTTCAAGGCCGAGGTTATCGGGGTTGATTGCCGGAACTTCTTTAGAAATCTCAGCGTATGATCCTTTGCTGACAGGCAGGGATGCTGTGCGGTTGGCAACGCCGGATTTGCCGATGCTTGCGTAGGAACTTACCCTTTCGGCAACTTCCATGGCACAGGATACACAGGCCTGCTCATAGGTGAATCCTCGGCCGTAACTGGTCTGGATGGCGCGCAGGGAGTTGCTCAAACATCCGTTGTCGGTGCGGTTGTCGACCATCCAGTGATGAAGCACGGCAAAGGGACTGAGGCATCCTTTCTGACGCATCTGAGGTCCCATGAATACGCCGATAGCTTCAAGCTTCTTATTGGCATTGGCGGTGACTTCCTCGATGGGTGCGCGCTCTTTGGCCGGGGGAAGTTTTGATTCATTTTCCAGTTTTTCTCGGATAGCGGAGGCGGTAGTGAAATCTTTGGAAGGCAGCTCTTCGTTCATGTAGAGCTGTTCAATCCCGGCTTCTTCAATTGTGGGCAGTTCCTCATGCATTTCCATGTTTTCAGAGAAAATACCGGTCCATTTGTTATGCAGGGGCTGGTCTGGCAACAGATGGGAGCGTAGGTGCAGAGTCGGGCTGTATTCCTTGAGTTCTTGCGCATCAAAGGTTGCTTCTACTTCAGAACGCAGAGAGTCAAGGCGGGGATGGGTGATGACTGCTTCGTAAATGAGGGCGGCAAGAATGTTCTTTTTAGGATCGTCCTTGATTTCCTCGATCAGTTTTTGGATTTTGCGGGTGCGGTGCTTGCCCAGCATGTCCAGCATATGGCGGTGCATGAATTCATCGTATGGATGTTCTTCCAGATAGGTCAGTACTTCAGAGAAGCTCAGGTTGGGACCGGGGAACGCGGCAAAGCATCCGGTTCCGGAAAGGGTGTCCATGAGTTTGAGTTCGTAGCGCATATTTTCCCCTGATTATTGTTTTCTGAAATTAATTTTTTCAGTAATTAAATATTGAGTCGGTCAGCGAGTGTTATCCTTATCCTTGATGGATGTCACGTCAACTTCCGACCGTGAAGGTATGATATTTAAAGCGTCAAGTGAAGAGGGAATATGCATTCGAAAAAATCTCATTCAAAAAAAATGATTCTGCATGCTACTGTTATTATGGCGTTCGTGGGTATCCTTTCTTTTGCGTTGGAGCATTACGGGGAGGGGCACCTTTCCGCACTCACTGCATGGATTGAAGCCAGCGGTAACTTTGCTCCCTTCTTGTTTATGGTCATAAATGTGATCGGAATGGTGCTGGTGATTCCCCAGACACTGTTTACGGTGGTAGCTGGAGTC contains:
- a CDS encoding YcaO-like family protein gives rise to the protein MRYELKLMDTLSGTGCFAAFPGPNLSFSEVLTYLEEHPYDEFMHRHMLDMLGKHRTRKIQKLIEEIKDDPKKNILAALIYEAVITHPRLDSLRSEVEATFDAQELKEYSPTLHLRSHLLPDQPLHNKWTGIFSENMEMHEELPTIEEAGIEQLYMNEELPSKDFTTASAIREKLENESKLPPAKERAPIEEVTANANKKLEAIGVFMGPQMRQKGCLSPFAVLHHWMVDNRTDNGCLSNSLRAIQTSYGRGFTYEQACVSCAMEVAERVSSYASIGKSGVANRTASLPVSKGSYAEISKEVPAINPDNLGLEAPYEGQEIWWMPAEKFDGEKHVQAKVPVQHVFLFCNLDEQNLFSGLSSTGLASGNTMAEARLSGLLEVLERDSNTTIPFNKERCFTIESEAPEVQKHLNAMQESGINVWFQDMTSELGIPCYTAFAVGKHGDINKGGGCSLSGKRALLSALTEIPYPFPGPPTSEIPEGLPVRKLEDLPDLTTGSAEGDVMVIENTLAANGFAPYYVDLTRKDLEIPVTRAIIPGLEIVSDLDKFSRISKRLYRNYLDIKNLL
- a CDS encoding FRG domain-containing protein, producing MKHPRLALDDFQALDMQSKWNAEKFFFDIETPHALSQLAGYAKYSLSEFGPVYFRGQSKHYGEMRPSLFRGIERSGTGDARVRQLQDYIKLQAKENSIFITNTPENAYEPILQHYGFKTRWIDIVDNIWSSLWFACHKATTAGKYGQYLHFEENDNEYCFIYLMQFGNEARKIGAGHIKTSTGMNVIDLRTAAPSMYLRPHSQHGLLARASIIDDTTINYQNYIVLTLRIKTTKALKWLGQTPLTQTHFMFPPATVDQGYQVFLDKKMPTHDILGCIHYIGT
- a CDS encoding PAS domain-containing protein, with the translated sequence MMLSRRLSGLLKEQVISKVLFLCLVFFVAFAVIYVVDRVQLNSLDRYNHEIESQQARSELGKAIMHRLLMVELGIARMVDTTDLRKVEVINNDINHSFSKLEDILAVLQGGGTFKNTFPANFYDRDEVDELISFHRGKEAGYVLEVIDLNPKIYELEVATEGIYSVLRKLLSTDDSPSLKKVHDALNFRVMQIEALILRARESSSKIFHETQIEIKRLSSLKEQAITGMNNLRLGVLAVSIPACLFIFFRIIFNIRTILEDRESKARNLEEAKSAIETILDSIPVGMVIVNEKREVIKVNSEALRLFEADSAEKVLGNRCDKVFCFSSQHDCPFLHNIGGAYENEVKIKTARGKDVTVLKNAAYITLSGERLVLEAFMDISQRIEMERRLKSQQDYTNAVLQGVQAGVVVIAADTHTIVDMNETAARLIGVNREEALGTVCHKYICPAEVGKCPVIDLGQEVDHAVRRLSNGKSILKSVVPFKRGEDTYLLENFVDITDRVSVEEQLKEAMESAAAASKAKSEFLSRMSHELSTPLNTIVEFSDVLLSDDALPEKLRSNVDHIATAGHHLKEKVSEVFEFSMVEHENSAINTEVDEQSEQVEADEPVPTLLCIDDDPENINEMRKISSKWNSFTLVIRETVEKGLRAVSLLRPDIVLISENLAGDIFEQVVDEVRAHGVDNWRPFVVLLGDGTVKGSDSKMSLPVSIDGVKQIVTECKVK